The Eleginops maclovinus isolate JMC-PN-2008 ecotype Puerto Natales chromosome 18, JC_Emac_rtc_rv5, whole genome shotgun sequence genome segment GCTGAGAACTGCCGAAAACTGAAATTAGTCAGACACACCAAtattgaaattttaaaaaagcaagatTGCAAAAGAAACAGAGTGATCTACGATAATGAAGATGGTTAATTTATAAGCTTTATTAATTTTTGGCTCACTAAAAGGAATACTTCGAGTTACATTTTATGGGaaaaaacattgttgtttttcttagtgaaaacacagcacagtgGCTTCCTTCTGAAGCTTTCACCTCCTGGCTTAGGTTTCACATCTACTGTACACACATGAGAGTCGTGTTGATTTCcagatagaatagatagaatcggaggatgaaaccctctttattagtcacatacatgcacacagcagagcacacacagtgaaattggtcctctgcatttaacccatcctagtactaggagcagtgggcagctattgtgcagcgcccggggagcaatggggaggggggattggaggtgtccggtgccttgctcaagggcaccacagcagggcctaggaggtgaactgggacctctccaagtagcagtccactttccatatttcaagtctgttcggggacttgaaccggcgaccctacgattcccagtccaagcccctactgactgagccactgctggacatctAACTCTCTGCAAGAAAGCTATTAAAAAGATTTCAccaaatgaaaaagaagaaatatttctACTTTCACCACCGATTCAACAAAGGAGAAAGAGCTATTCTGAGACCTAATATACTGACTAATGGTGATGGCGGGATATGTTTGGGTTTAGGTCAAACTCTGTGCCTACTACACCTCACAGCCCGGCCAGATGATTCATTGATGTGATTTGGAAATTATGTATGGATTGGAAGTTTGAGGTCAGTTGGAATTCAGCTGTTTAAATCATTGGAGGGTGTGTGAACATTACTAACTAGACAACTTCATTTTTCAGACATATTTTATCACATTTGAACAACAGATTTACAGaacattgttaatattaaaatagCTCAATTCAGCCAATCATAAAAAGAActttccaaaagaaaaagtgagaacAGACTTCCAGGGACAATTACTCAGGGATGAATGAGGTCTATGGATTATAAttttttctatgtgtgtgtacgAGAGTGGACGGGAAGAACAAGTGGAgggggacagagaggaggagcagcggGACGAGGGCAAGTGATTCTCCAGATGAGATCTAATATGTGAGACGAGGCATCCTAAAGAGACGTTTTCTCATGGGTCCATCCCATGAATACAAATTCATCCCTCCATCCGCTCTGTGCTCGAAGGACAGATGCACCTTGCTTCAAGCCGTAGTGGAGACGTagagcttttccttttttttttcttacttccATCCaatcacaaaacacaactgaCGTGACTTCATGGAAGTCATTGTGAGTCATCCATTCATACCATTCTCTTGAAACTGACTCTGTGTACTCTCATTCAGTGTCATTGGGCCTCGTATTTATACAGTCTGAATGAAAGTCCGCGACCATGTTGGCCGAAACATAAAATGCCAATGAAAAGCAGCGGGTGAGTTTGTTAAAGGAGGAATTGTGGAAAATAATCAGTCTGCTTCTGTGTGCTGACCCCAGGGTTATCTGGAACAGGTAGTAtgcatggtgtgtgtgcgtgtgtttgtgtgtgtgtgtgtgtgtgtgtgtgtgtgtgtgtgtgtgtgtgtgtgtgtgtgtgtgtgtgtgtgtgtttacagctaTATGTACTGAAGCTAGGAGGATCATCACTAGGAGGATCTCAGGGGCCAGGCAAGTCACTTTGAGTAAACTGAGTTTAAGTTGGCTTAGtataggttaaaaaaaaagaagtgtgtgtgtgtgtgtgtgtgtgtgtgtgtgtgtgtgtgtgtgtgtgtgtgtgtgtgtgtgtgtgtgtgtgtgtgtgtgtgtgtgtgtgtgtgtgtgtgtgtgtgtgtgtgtgtgtgtgtgtgtgtgtgtgtgtgtgtgtgtgtgtgttagagagagagcAAGGAAGAGAGCGTGAGAGAGTAAAAGGGGAGGAGATACAAAAGGGAGGAACAGagtggagaggaaaggagagagacaTAGTAAGGAGGTTTAGGAACTAGAGGGAGTTGTTGCCGGTGATACAGTACAGTCAGACAGACACAACTCAATTTCCTCTTGCAGCTTCCATAGAAAGCGACATGACcagtgtgttttaaacaacGAGTGCAGGCGACAGAGAAAGGGAGTTCCCTTCTTGCAGAGgtcaggcaggcaggcaggcaggcagaaaGGAAGCCTGTGGATGTTTTTAAGAGTTTGCTTATCTGACACTGACAACAGGATGAGCAGCTGAGCCAGgcagcagagaggggaggagaacatggagagaGCAGCATTACGTTCAGCACATTCACATAGGAGACATAGAAGAGACAGACACTGGTTACCTTGAAAGAggtgaaaagagagaagaggtaAACAGTCCAATTTGTCAACTCTGTCCAAAGGAGCCGGAGCGAGAGCCGAGGGATCGTAACACTGGAGCTCAAGGATAAACCATGGACTCTGCATACATCCCACCATACCTGGACGTGAGTACTAcatttcttacacacacacacacacacacacacacacacacacacacacacacacacacacacacacacacacacacacacacacacacacacacacacacacacacacacacacatctgtctgtctgtcaagcCACAGGCCACAGGAACTGTGCTGCTGAAACCATTAGTCACTCTGgggaacaacacacacacacacacacacacacacacacacacaaacgtgcATGCATACACCTCTGGCAGACTGTGTTGCTCAATCAAAATCTTGCCCAGTGAGCAACTTGTCCGAGAATAATGCGCCCATTATGAGTTCAAAGAGCATAACGTAACTCACCACCTCTGCAACATACACAGTatgaattggccctcagcagcTTTAATGTGAAAAGcagaggtgtgtttttgttctgtatttCACATTGGCTAAGCTGTCAGACACACGACGAGAGCAGTCTCTGAGCCTTCAGCAGTCATGGGTTAAATATGTCAGTGTTTCCATTGATGCTTGCACAGTGTTGTGCCTCAGCGGGGCTTCCTGTTAACCATAATGCACATGTGATACTGAGACCTCTGGGCAAGCCAGGCCGAGAATAAAGAGGAGATATTGAGGTAAAAAACAACCATGATGATAAAAGTTGTAAATCCATGGCAACCTGTTGATGCTCAAGTGTGACTAAAGCCAAAACAAAGTCTGTGTAGATGAGATACCTGCTCTGTCAGGAGAaccggcgtgtgtgtgtgcgtgcgtgcgtgcgtgcgtgcgtgcgtgcgtgcgtgcgtgcgtgcgtgcgtgcgtgtgcaaCCCAACTCTTCTATAGTTTTATATCTAGGTGTGATTCTGTCGATGTGTTAGTGCTCACTCTGCCTGGTACTTAGCATGTGTGTAAAACCTGTGCTGGAATAcacatgtgtgtttgaggtcTGGCTCATTAGTCAGCTAATTGGTCCAGCTGCGATGAATTACAGAGCCGTTCTAATAGAGTCCGATAAAACCCAAACAGCAGCTTACAAGGAATATTGTTCTAATGATTTCATCTGTTTCGCCTCAAAGAGCAGAACCACCTCTTTACTGTGGCAActgttttggacattttcaccCCGCCCCCCATTATATATCAACTTCACAGCTCAAAGTCATGCATTAATGACTGTTTAGCATGAGGAGTATTCTGCAATCATAATCTCACAGTTAATTATAAAGACTATGGCGTGCATGCTGCGTTTATATGGCACAGTTACACATGGAAACTGTGCCTGCAGTGAATGCAGATGTATCCCCGAAAGTGTTCTCAGGTGTATAATGTACATCACAATTAGGCTCATGAGGCGGTctgaaatgacatgttttttagtaTTTGAGTAAACTCAGACAGAGAAAATGAACCCTGCGGCATGTGCGCTGCTTGTATCAAGTTCTGAAAGAAAGAGGCACATAGAAAAAAGAGAGCtaaaaggggaggggggatcAGGGTGAACgagagaaggaaaagaaacacGGGAAGAACAACAGGAAGGGAAAGTAGAGGGACCAGGCGTAACATGAAGACAGCGGCGGTGGATAAATCAGCCGGCTGCGGTGACACTCCGGCCCTATGGCCCGGCAACAGTCCGCCACACTCTTCCGCAAAAACACCATTCATTTAGGGCCTAGGAAAAAAGAGCAACTTTAAtgtgagaggaggaaagggaaagcaGGAGATAGGGAATGGGAAGGTGAGTtggagaaacacaaaaaaaacattagaaagTCAGAGAAATctgggagaaagaaagaaaagcagttAGAGATTGTATAACAGAATAGAGCACAAAGCAAAAGGACAAAGGTCAAGGAATgcaaagaggaaggaggaagaggaaagggagCAGGGTTtgaaataaacagataaaaagaGAGGCAGTGAGATAGAAGCACGCCAAAAGCAGAAGCAGGAAGCAACGGACGTTGAGGGCCAGGGGTTTTAATCAGTTAGTTCAAAAGACACGGGGCAGGCCGGCGACAACACTCGTCTGCCGCGCGCCAGGGTCACGCCACTGTCTGCTCGGGAGGTCAGGTCACATCTAATAAGTCTAATAGGCTGATCTGCCTGCATGCACACAGGGAGAAGATGCACATTGACCCATTCATCATCCAgctctcttcctttcccccCTGGAACATTTGATTAGTCCATGTACCagccaaagagagaaagaataaaaagtgtACAACTGAGGCAGACACAGTCATATAGAAAAGCAGAAACTGGGGGCAGGGGATATAATCATAAAAATGTCAGGCTTTCTGGCaaacaaaaatgagacgacatcaGGTTGCACATGACACGTAAAGATGCTAAATTAGGCCTGGACCTTCTCTGAGCGGTTTAAATTTCCTAAAAGCAGTCATAACACAGACACCCAGGGAGAGCAGAGAAGCTTTATATATGTCAAAGTGATGTAGGGCAAGCCGCCTCCGCATGCAAACCTTTCTCTTCTAGTCCGTGGTTCTTGGCCTTGTGCAGGCTGCAACACACCCTGTTGTGTGATGAGTGAACCTTTGAACCTCAGAGTCACCTGGGTGGTTTTGTAGGTGAGGAAAGTACAGGAGAGAGGTGGTGTTTCTGTCCGTAATCTGCTTTACAAGCCTTCTCAGTATAAGGGAGAGGCTGTCCAGCAGAGTGTCTAATCTGTAATTGTCCTCTGCTCTGTTGCCTCAGGTGAAACAGCCCTGGGTGGGTCTGCAAGAGTTTAATGGATAGGCAGCAACAATCCCACGCTTGGAGGCGGGTTATTTTCCCAGGCCTGCCCTTTGAACCACGTACCACATGAACAACAGtgcattaaaatatacacacCTTCACACCTGTGACCTCATTTTAACCCTTTTTCTGACAGTGGTGGTGAGATTGGCAGTCATTACAGTGTCATTATGTGTTCGATCGGCCATAAACACCTCTGTTATCTCGCTGCAGAGTGCTCAATCAATTCTATGTCCCTAAGAGAGAGGAGATAAGGAGATAGAGGAGATAGATATGCGAGTGCTTGGACAAGAAAAGAGATAACTACAAACTATATGTACAAGCCTGTTATACTCTATTATGTTGCAGTTTTGATTGCCTTGTCTCTGACTGGACAGCATGTTTTAGTCTTTTGCTCTGACCCTTTAACCACACAGCCTCTTTAAGTTAAGAGGGCTGTTAACATGCTGGTTTCTAATTACTGGCTCAGTTATTATTAACACCCTGCACTACAGAGGTGCAGGGTGTTAGCCAGTTGCTAGTGGTAATTGCGTGACCCTCTGTCTGTGACTGTGTTCCCGCACAGCTTCatggggggagagagagataagCTGATCAGTTGTTTTCAGACAGCTTTACTCAAAAGCAGAAAAGTTTAGCTTAAAGGAGCTCTGTTTTGGCAAAGGTTGGGTTTCGGTCAGAATTCTGCTTCATTAACTTAactaaaaacatatatatatatattagtttttttaaatcccagtttgggatgaataaagtatttctgataaCTACAACAGTAGGAAgcaggtgtttgtgtgaatgtgagacACAGCACCACAGTCTGTGAAAGctcaaaagacacatttgaaaaggtacaaatattttacatgttttacagcATCCAACATGCAAATCACAAACGTTGCATATGGAAGCATATCTTTGATAAAAACACTCTGATTAGCCATGTGATATGACATTGAaccttttgaatctttgaatctaAGCAGGGATGGATCATGGAAATGATCTCTGCATGCACAGCAtaactgttttgttgtttttcaataaaCGTCCAACATTATCATTTACCCTGTTATCTGCACTTGATGAACCAGGTGAAACCTGATGCCCACATCTTGTGTCATCTTTCTCTGCATACTGGGTCTTGCCTGTAGAACAAGGTGTTACTCTGAACAGACAAGTTCTACATGTATTCATATGGCAGACACGTTTGCACACATTGACATgctttaaatcagttttttttttaacatattatgttttaattaattttttaatCTGAAATTGAACatcaacataataaatataccccccaaaaaaccataatggggggaaaaaaacatcagtacAAAGTTTTTAGTTAAAATCATTGAAGATTCTAAAATTACAAATAGTCAAAGCTCTTCTCTTCCCCTTCAACATAATTATGGATGATGAGAGTTGTTCATATTCTTATCCTCCTGGCCTGCATAAGTCGTAAATCATAGAGCAATTAGTGCTTGATTGTTATGATTCTGAACAAAggtaatttaaatataaacaaaaggtTTTGAAAATGAAGGACCATCTGATGTTTTTCCAGGGCTTGATGAAGGTTTGTTTAGTTGATGTCAGTAAAACTGTAATTTAAGTCAAATGAACTAAAGTTTTGAATGTAAAGCCTTTTGTCTTCTTTACTCACACAGACAAAGTTATATAGAGAGCTACTGAATGTTTTGATGCAAATATACTCTAAGGATTTCAAAATGAACGGAGAGTGGAAAAAATCCATTCATCTGTCATCATGACAGGCTTCTACAACTCTGTTACTTGTCACTTTGAGTCCACAGCCTGTGATTAATGCTCCTGGTCCTTTATTCACAGCACTGTGATGTCTTTCACCCACAGAAATGCACCATGATTAAAACAGATAGAGACTGTTTAATTACTCGTTTTTAGGTGTCCTAGGAGACATACAGGCCTTGGGGGCAACAAGCTTGCCATAAATTAActgagaaaaaactaaatggcaGGTTCTTAGCCAGAAGTAACAAGCAAACAACTTCATGGCTATGTGGACAGACATTTTTTGAACATATGTCACATGAAGGCTGAAGACTAATGAGAAACTAGTGTGTCCAGGAAGGAGAAGACATAAGCATGATATACGGAGTCCGGGAGTATCTCAGAGGAACAATCTCTTTCGCCAATTTAATATTGTTCAGGAACAcgaacatttaaatcattacgGATGAGAAACAATTAACAATGCTTCTCTCTTGTCTGTTTTCACCCCTTCCTCTTTTCCTATTTTCCCCATCACACCTGTCCTCCCATCATCTCTCCTTCCAGGTCCACCATGTTCCCTGCTAACCTCCTGCTCCTCATGGTATTGCTGCTACCTCAAGCCTCGTCTGGTCGGCAGGGTGGAGACACCAGCAAGATCGACCATGGCCGGGTGTCCACTGTGCCTTCCTCCAGGCAACTCCCACCAGCTGGTGCCCTCCCCTTGGAGCCCAATCTGGCTCAGACCATCCAGAACCTCCTCCTGAGCCGACTGGGCCTGCAGTCGCAGCCCGACCCACGGCCTGGAGTTTCGGTGCCCGGGTACCTCCTGGATCTATACCGCTTTCACCAGCAGCAGTACCATCTAGTGGAGGACCCATCATTTAGCTTCCCCAGCCATCACATCCAGCAGGCTAACACAGTACGCAGCTTTCACCACAATGGTAAGCTCACTGGCACTTTGTGACACTGTGCTATCAACCTGTTTTATTACAATGTTTGAATGATAATAGTTTAAGGAAAGCTTCATTCAGTTTGCATATCAAATACAGATGAGGTATAAAGATATTATTAGTGAAGTTGTGACCCACCGTTGGTCAACTCCAAGTGCTAGATATTCCAGCATTACCACTTCTGGAATACTTTAAGATAATGAATGTAGGTTAAATGTGATTAAACACACCTTTATTAGTAATATATGATtaggaataaaataacataatgacgctttcaaaactacattttgaCACAGGGTCCCTGCAGCAGATTTTGAATCACTCAGTACTGCAGAAGTATTGAGTGACAATccaaaatatttacaaaatattcataaaagacaaaatgaaagttacaaaaacacatacgTATATTAGTTCATAACACATGGCCAAGTTTCAGGGAAAACTATTCCACTGGCACCTTAACTAATTTGCTAATGTTGACACTGTTCCTGCTTGTGAGTTAGTTCAATTAAGAACTGACAAAACACAAATCTGATTAATGTAGcctttatctgtttgtttttatcgaGCGTAAAAAGGACCTCAGTAAGTTTAAACCAAATTAAACTTGTGTACCAaattctctcttcctttttctcacaGAGCCAGTTATAGACAATCCCAAAGCAGAGGATCGTCAGAGGGTGCCCATTGCCTTCAATGTTTCCTCCATCCCTAACGATGAGAGGTTGCTCTCCGCTGAGCTTCGGCTCCTTCGCAGTGACAGAGCCTCCCTGGGTCCTGGGGCCCACAGACTAAACCTATACCTCACTGAGCACCATGAGGACCCTAAGCCCACCCTGCTAGAAACAAGGGTACTTACAATCGGCCTCCACAGTCATAGAGCAAGTGGTTTCTGGGAGGCTTTTAGTCTAAGTGCAGATCTCCTCCATAGGGCCCTTGCTGGGACCGGCAGTCTGAGCTTCCTCCTTGAGGTCAGACCTGAGAACATCACCACCTCCCTCCCTGAAcagagcctctcctctgctacaggagaggaggagagatacaAACAGGGACACTTGAGGGTGTGCAGGTCCGTGGGTCAGGACGAGCACAGCTGGGCCAAGGAGAGACCCCTCTTGGTGACTTACAGTCATGACGGGCGTGGAGAGCCCTTAGTTAAACATGGCAGGAGGACCCCCAGTGGAGgccagaggagagggagaaaagggacAAAGGAGAGGGccaggagcagcagcaagggCCGCAATAGAGACCAAGCTTCAGGAAGGTCTGAAAAAATGGGGTACACAATGCCAGGCTGGGGAGGTGACAAAGGAGGTGGCATTTGGAGCGAAAATGGAAGGGTGAAAAGAAATGGAGGTCGTGCCGCAAAACTGAAACGCCTTTCCCGTAATAGATGCCGCCGTCATCCTCTGTATGTAGATTTCAATGATGTAGGCTGGCACAAGTGGATCATTGCACCCAGTGGCTACGATGCCTTCTTCTGCCTGGGAGAGTGTCGCTTTCCTCTGGCCGACCACATGAACTCCTCCAGCCACGCCATGGTGCAAACGTTGGTAAACTCTGTGAATGGAGCAGTGCCGCGGGCCTGCTGTGTCCCCACCTCCCTCAGCCCCATCGCCCTTCTCTACCTGGATCCTCAAGACCGAGTGGTGTTGAAGAATTACCAGGACATGGTGGTGGAGGGCTGCGGCTGCCGGTAGTGGGCTAGAGAACTCAACCAGAGAAAGTAAGAGGTGGATGGTGAAACATCGAGGGAAtaggagaaagacagaaacatgAAAAGACATGGAGGAAAGAAGAGACTGTAGAAGCCAGGTTATTGCAAACAGAGTGGTAGAGACAAGGGTGACTGCGTAAGACGTATGAGTGAAGAGGAGGGAGATAAGGCAATGGATAAAGCAACTAAATATTTATCAttaggagtaaaaaaaaaaaaagggtaagCTATGGAAATAAAAAGGGTCAGacgtaaaacatttttaaaaagcagtgaaAGAAAAGTACATCATATGCCACAGAAGAGGATGAATGGTTAAACAAAAAGGCAGGAAGCATTATGGTCAACACAGATAAACTGCCAGGAATGGCTTTTCACTTTTTCCCATCTTATGATGCAACTGTTTACACCATCAAATGAGATGCTAATTGTTCTCTCACCAAGAGCTTTCACTTTAAAATCAGATGCTGTCTATTATATATCTCAGTGTTTGCCACTCATCTCACTCCCACACGTGTTTAGCAGCCAAAATGGTGAACATTCTAATCATGACACGCAGTGCGAGCTCTGGAGCAGTATCCTGTAACTTCCTCATGGACGATCAACATTAGCAATACGACGATGGCACTAGCATGACATCTAAACTTTGTGTGACAGTGTTGtttctgcagtatttaaacCAAGAAGTAGGGTGCTTCTGTTTTTATGAAcattgataaaaataaaagacgGTCCGGTCCCATTACCAGCACCCTTTCATCACAAGCTATTTAAACCACAACAATAATGCTATTGTTTGAATGTACTACTATcactattatttaaaaatacttttttttgtacatttcttttgCAGACATCAAGAAAATCCAAGTGATTGTTGTCTTGTGACTATATATAATTTTACTGA includes the following:
- the bmp16 gene encoding bone morphogenetic protein 16, which translates into the protein MFPANLLLLMVLLLPQASSGRQGGDTSKIDHGRVSTVPSSRQLPPAGALPLEPNLAQTIQNLLLSRLGLQSQPDPRPGVSVPGYLLDLYRFHQQQYHLVEDPSFSFPSHHIQQANTVRSFHHNEPVIDNPKAEDRQRVPIAFNVSSIPNDERLLSAELRLLRSDRASLGPGAHRLNLYLTEHHEDPKPTLLETRVLTIGLHSHRASGFWEAFSLSADLLHRALAGTGSLSFLLEVRPENITTSLPEQSLSSATGEEERYKQGHLRVCRSVGQDEHSWAKERPLLVTYSHDGRGEPLVKHGRRTPSGGQRRGRKGTKERARSSSKGRNRDQASGRSEKMGYTMPGWGGDKGGGIWSENGRVKRNGGRAAKLKRLSRNRCRRHPLYVDFNDVGWHKWIIAPSGYDAFFCLGECRFPLADHMNSSSHAMVQTLVNSVNGAVPRACCVPTSLSPIALLYLDPQDRVVLKNYQDMVVEGCGCR